A window of Proteus columbae contains these coding sequences:
- the gntX gene encoding DNA utilization protein GntX has protein sequence MWITIAGYCWLCRQPLHYDTKGICSSCIRYLPKQHNRCPGCLYPSSHSIMLCGRCLQSPPPWKQMLTITDYKPPLNKLLHLYKYQPRPQIALCLARLFLLRWLSHRRENLVQKPDRIISVPSHRQRRWSRGFEQVEAIAKPLARWLNCAYQPDTLIRTRATLVQTHLNAKQRQQNLKNAFVLNNTVSVSGKNLALIDDVITTGATLKSIIPLLFRAGARSIEVWAICRTL, from the coding sequence ATGTGGATAACAATAGCAGGATATTGTTGGTTATGTCGTCAACCCTTACATTATGATACTAAAGGTATTTGCTCGAGTTGTATTCGTTATTTACCTAAACAGCATAATCGTTGCCCAGGCTGTTTATATCCCTCATCCCACTCTATAATGCTATGTGGACGCTGCTTACAATCGCCTCCACCATGGAAACAGATGTTGACAATCACTGACTATAAACCACCATTAAATAAATTATTACACCTTTATAAATACCAACCTCGCCCTCAAATAGCGTTATGTCTTGCACGACTTTTTCTATTGCGATGGCTTTCACATCGGCGAGAAAATTTGGTGCAGAAACCCGATAGAATTATTAGCGTTCCTTCACATCGTCAACGCCGTTGGTCTAGGGGCTTTGAGCAAGTAGAAGCTATCGCTAAGCCTTTGGCAAGGTGGCTAAATTGTGCTTATCAACCGGATACCCTGATAAGAACTCGTGCTACACTGGTGCAAACGCATCTTAATGCCAAGCAAAGGCAACAAAATTTAAAGAATGCATTTGTATTAAATAACACAGTGTCGGTATCAGGGAAAAATCTGGCACTAATTGATGATGTTATCACTACAGGTGCGACATTAAAGAGCATTATACCCTTGTTATTTCGTGCGGGAGCACGCTCTATTGAGGTATGGGCGATTTGTCGCACCTTGTAG
- the glpD gene encoding glycerol-3-phosphate dehydrogenase, giving the protein MKTQDLIVIGGGINGAGIAADAAGRGLSVLMLEAQDLASATSSASSKLIHGGLRYLEHYEFRLVSEALAEREVLLRLAPHIAFPMRFRLPHQPHLRPAWMIRIGLFLYDHLGKRVSLPSSKGIKFGANSVLKPELTRGFEYSDCWVDDARLVVLNAQEIVRRGGEVRTRTKVTRAWRENNLWMVEAQDLRTGETSLYQAKALVNAAGPWVKTLFDEGLKLKSPYGIRLIKGSHIVIPRAHNEPQAYILQNEDNRIVFVIPWMDEFSIIGTTDVEYKGDPKDVAIDDNEVQYLLKVYNDHFKKQLTKEDVVWDYSGVRPLCDDESDSPQAITRDYTLDVHDDNGQTPLLSVFGGKLTTYRKLGEHAVDKLIAYFPNMGKAWTKNGQLPGGNLEGCDRDGYSRLIRQRHPWLPEALALRFARTYGSNTELLLEGITDLAGMGENFGHNLYEAELRYLVKHEWVIEVDDAIWRRTKLGMWLNDEQKQRIAQWLVANTQNS; this is encoded by the coding sequence ATGAAAACTCAAGACTTGATTGTCATCGGCGGCGGAATAAACGGCGCTGGAATTGCGGCGGATGCAGCTGGCCGAGGCCTTTCAGTACTTATGCTGGAAGCTCAAGACTTAGCAAGTGCGACATCTTCCGCAAGCTCTAAACTTATTCATGGTGGTTTACGTTATCTCGAACACTACGAGTTTCGCTTAGTGAGCGAAGCACTGGCAGAGCGTGAAGTATTATTACGCTTAGCGCCACATATCGCATTTCCAATGCGCTTTCGTCTGCCACACCAACCCCATTTACGTCCAGCTTGGATGATCCGCATTGGTTTATTCCTTTATGATCATTTAGGAAAACGCGTGAGCTTACCAAGCAGTAAAGGCATTAAATTCGGCGCAAACTCTGTTTTAAAACCTGAACTAACACGCGGTTTTGAATATTCAGACTGTTGGGTTGATGATGCACGTTTAGTGGTACTCAACGCACAAGAAATCGTTCGTCGTGGCGGTGAAGTACGCACACGAACTAAAGTCACTCGAGCTTGGCGTGAAAATAATTTATGGATGGTAGAAGCACAGGATTTACGCACTGGTGAAACATCGCTCTATCAAGCAAAAGCACTTGTCAACGCAGCTGGCCCTTGGGTTAAAACACTGTTTGATGAAGGCTTAAAACTGAAATCACCTTATGGTATCCGTTTAATTAAAGGTAGCCATATTGTTATTCCTCGTGCTCATAACGAACCACAAGCGTACATCTTACAAAATGAAGATAATCGTATTGTCTTTGTTATTCCTTGGATGGATGAGTTCTCCATCATCGGTACTACGGATGTTGAATATAAAGGCGATCCTAAAGATGTGGCGATTGATGACAATGAAGTTCAGTACTTACTGAAAGTCTACAATGATCACTTCAAAAAACAACTGACCAAAGAAGACGTTGTTTGGGATTACTCTGGTGTGCGTCCATTATGTGATGATGAATCTGATTCACCACAAGCAATCACGCGTGACTATACCTTAGATGTTCACGATGATAATGGCCAAACTCCTCTGCTATCGGTATTTGGTGGTAAATTAACCACTTATCGTAAATTGGGTGAACACGCCGTAGATAAACTCATTGCTTACTTCCCTAACATGGGTAAAGCATGGACTAAAAATGGTCAATTACCGGGTGGTAATTTAGAAGGCTGTGATCGTGATGGTTATTCACGTTTAATTCGCCAACGTCACCCTTGGTTACCAGAAGCGCTGGCATTACGTTTTGCACGTACTTATGGTAGCAACACTGAATTACTGCTCGAAGGCATTACTGATTTAGCGGGTATGGGCGAAAACTTCGGTCATAACCTGTATGAAGCAGAATTACGTTATTTAGTGAA
- the glpE gene encoding thiosulfate sulfurtransferase GlpE, whose protein sequence is MDKFQFLSIEQAYQFWVSQSAILVDVRDPQSYRFGHATGAFHLTNDTLNQFLQDADFDVPVMVMCYHGHSSQGAAQYLVNMGFETVYSINGGFEAWLREFPQAITSLQ, encoded by the coding sequence ATGGATAAGTTTCAATTTCTCAGCATTGAACAAGCTTATCAATTCTGGGTATCTCAATCGGCAATTTTAGTCGATGTGAGAGATCCTCAGAGTTATCGCTTTGGTCATGCTACCGGCGCATTTCATCTCACTAATGATACGCTAAACCAATTTTTACAAGATGCTGACTTTGATGTGCCTGTTATGGTGATGTGTTATCACGGTCATAGCAGCCAAGGTGCGGCTCAATATCTGGTCAATATGGGCTTTGAAACCGTTTATAGTATTAATGGTGGTTTTGAAGCATGGCTAAGAGAGTTTCCACAAGCGATAACTTCTCTGCAATAA
- the nfuA gene encoding Fe-S biogenesis protein NfuA, whose product MIIITDAAQAHFAKLLANQEPNTQIRVFVINPGTPNAECGVSYCPPDAVEPNDTEIKFEKLSAYVDNISAPFLEDAEIDFVTDQLGSQLTLKAPNAKMRKVDADAPLIERVEYVLQSQINPQLAGHGGRVSLMEITEDGYAILQFGGGCNGCSMIDVTLKDGIEKELLNLFPEELKGVKDLTEHQRGEHSYY is encoded by the coding sequence ATGATTATTATTACTGATGCCGCACAGGCGCATTTTGCCAAACTACTGGCTAACCAAGAACCCAACACCCAAATTCGTGTATTCGTTATCAATCCAGGCACACCTAATGCTGAATGTGGCGTTTCATATTGCCCACCTGATGCCGTAGAGCCAAACGACACTGAAATTAAATTCGAAAAACTTTCTGCGTATGTTGATAACATCAGCGCACCTTTCTTAGAAGATGCGGAAATTGACTTTGTCACTGACCAACTGGGCTCACAATTAACCCTAAAAGCACCTAACGCAAAAATGCGTAAAGTCGATGCTGATGCACCGTTAATTGAACGCGTAGAATACGTACTACAATCACAAATTAACCCACAATTAGCGGGTCATGGTGGTCGTGTTAGTCTGATGGAAATCACTGAAGACGGCTATGCTATCTTACAATTCGGTGGTGGTTGTAACGGTTGTTCAATGATTGATGTCACCTTAAAAGATGGTATCGAAAAAGAACTGTTAAACCTGTTCCCAGAAGAGCTAAAAGGTGTGAAAGATTTAACTGAACACCAACGTGGTGAACACTCCTACTACTGA
- a CDS encoding FeoC-like transcriptional regulator → MASLIEVRDCIALNGRADARLISHQLNMPEPLVQAMLERLTLMGKLEEVDVEDCLTGSCKSCPEATACQTKLYQLR, encoded by the coding sequence ATGGCAAGTCTGATAGAAGTACGTGATTGTATCGCCCTTAATGGTCGAGCCGATGCCCGTCTTATCAGCCATCAACTCAATATGCCTGAACCTTTGGTGCAAGCAATGTTAGAGCGGCTCACATTGATGGGTAAGCTTGAAGAGGTGGATGTAGAAGATTGTCTTACGGGCAGTTGTAAAAGTTGTCCTGAAGCCACCGCATGTCAGACAAAGCTTTATCAATTACGCTAA
- a CDS encoding DeoR/GlpR family transcriptional regulator encodes MKQTQRHDAIIELVRLQGYVSTEELVEHFEVSPQTIRRDLNELAEKNKIQRHHGGAALPSSSVNTAYHDRKIMWSDEKSRIAQRVASLIPDGATLFIDIGTTPEAVAHALINHKNLRIVTNNLNVATLLMGKEDFRLILAGGEVRTRDGGIVGEATLDFISQFRLDYGILGISGIDMDGSLLEFDYHEVRTKRAIIENSRCVMLVTDHSKFGRNAMVNLGNMNLIDYLFTDQEPPAGIQKIVEQHNVQLELC; translated from the coding sequence GTGAAGCAAACGCAACGACATGATGCCATCATTGAACTGGTACGCCTACAGGGCTATGTCAGCACTGAAGAATTGGTGGAGCATTTTGAAGTCAGCCCACAGACAATCCGACGTGATTTAAATGAATTAGCGGAAAAGAACAAAATCCAACGTCATCACGGTGGTGCAGCATTACCTTCAAGCTCCGTGAATACGGCTTATCATGATCGTAAAATTATGTGGTCTGATGAAAAATCACGTATCGCACAACGAGTAGCAAGCTTAATTCCAGATGGTGCAACACTGTTTATTGATATCGGCACAACACCTGAAGCTGTCGCACATGCATTAATTAACCACAAAAACCTACGTATCGTGACCAACAACCTCAATGTGGCAACGTTACTGATGGGCAAAGAAGACTTTCGCTTAATTCTTGCGGGTGGTGAAGTGCGTACACGAGATGGTGGTATTGTCGGTGAAGCTACGCTTGATTTTATCTCTCAATTCCGTCTTGATTACGGTATTTTGGGGATAAGCGGTATTGATATGGATGGTTCTCTACTTGAGTTTGATTACCATGAAGTTCGCACTAAACGCGCAATTATCGAAAACTCACGCTGTGTAATGTTGGTGACTGACCATTCTAAGTTTGGTCGTAATGCGATGGTTAATTTAGGTAATATGAATCTGATCGATTACTTATTTACCGATCAAGAACCACCAGCAGGGATCCAAAAAATTGTTGAGCAGCACAACGTTCAACTCGAATTATGTTAA
- a CDS encoding OsmC family protein — MMTFFKLENIRIEVRGKLDTDGFMGKNKQAKIGFSKISTHFFIQADNSEEEIAEFIAFIERTCPVFDTIKNPPICETLYSIENVMA; from the coding sequence ATGATGACATTTTTTAAGCTCGAAAATATTCGTATTGAAGTCAGAGGTAAATTAGATACCGATGGTTTTATGGGGAAAAATAAACAAGCCAAAATAGGTTTTAGTAAAATTTCCACTCACTTCTTTATTCAGGCAGACAATAGCGAAGAAGAAATTGCTGAATTTATCGCCTTTATTGAGCGAACTTGTCCTGTCTTTGACACAATCAAAAATCCACCGATTTGTGAAACTTTATACAGTATTGAAAATGTAATGGCGTAA
- the glpG gene encoding rhomboid family intramembrane serine protease GlpG, whose translation MIHILTLSNPQSADLFVNYMATKGVRIHAKNENQQISLWLEDQHQLDMVEKELNTFLREPFHPRYQAASWQAGDPQKTGIKYRPAFSIKNMVQRSGPLTVLVIILCILVFIWQQVVGDYNVMLHLAWPYEESLDFEVWRYITPAFVHFSLMHIAFNLAMWWYLASQTEQQLGTSKLFVIMLVSALFSNWAQSLFTDSNFGGLSGVVYALIGYVGLTGIRNPEKGIGAPTGLIAFSILWIVAGYMGVLGDSIGNAAHFAGFLIGLLMALWDNRHQLSRGS comes from the coding sequence ATGATCCACATTCTTACGCTTTCTAACCCTCAATCGGCTGATTTATTTGTCAATTATATGGCAACGAAAGGTGTGCGAATTCACGCAAAAAATGAAAATCAGCAAATCTCACTTTGGTTAGAAGACCAACATCAGTTGGATATGGTTGAAAAAGAACTAAACACTTTTCTACGTGAGCCTTTTCACCCACGCTATCAAGCTGCAAGTTGGCAAGCTGGTGATCCGCAAAAAACAGGCATAAAATATCGTCCTGCATTTTCGATAAAAAATATGGTGCAACGATCAGGCCCTTTAACGGTACTGGTAATTATTTTATGTATCCTCGTTTTTATCTGGCAACAAGTGGTGGGTGACTATAATGTTATGCTCCACCTCGCATGGCCTTATGAAGAGAGTCTAGACTTTGAAGTCTGGCGCTATATCACGCCAGCTTTTGTTCATTTTTCATTGATGCATATCGCCTTTAATCTCGCCATGTGGTGGTATCTCGCCAGCCAAACAGAACAGCAACTCGGCACCAGTAAATTATTTGTGATTATGCTCGTTTCTGCGCTATTTAGTAATTGGGCACAATCACTGTTTACAGACTCCAACTTCGGTGGACTTTCTGGTGTTGTGTACGCATTAATCGGCTATGTAGGCTTAACGGGCATACGTAATCCAGAAAAAGGTATTGGTGCGCCAACAGGCTTAATCGCCTTTTCGATTTTGTGGATTGTGGCGGGTTATATGGGCGTTTTAGGTGACTCTATCGGAAATGCCGCACATTTTGCAGGCTTCCTTATCGGCTTATTGATGGCTTTGTGGGATAATCGACATCAATTATCTCGTGGATCATAA
- the bioH gene encoding pimeloyl-ACP methyl ester esterase BioH has product MNKLYWQTIGEGKTHLVLLHGWGLNAQVWQSLIPRLSSHFTLHLVDLPGYGRSQGFPALTLKEMAEIVFAKAPENAIWLGWSLGGLVASRVVLDNPNHVQALVTVASSPCFGAHDDWPGIKPEVLKGFEQQLNENFHRTVERFLALQTLGTQSAREDMKALKSVVLEQPLPSVEVLNGGLEILRTEDLREELKALRCPFIRFYGYLDGLVPRKVAGLLDAIYPQSPSVIFRNAAHAPFISHPDEFTQALINACSLK; this is encoded by the coding sequence ATGAATAAATTGTATTGGCAGACAATAGGTGAAGGAAAAACGCATCTTGTGCTATTACACGGATGGGGATTGAATGCACAGGTTTGGCAATCATTAATACCGCGATTAAGCTCGCATTTTACACTGCATCTCGTTGATCTCCCTGGATATGGTCGTAGCCAAGGTTTTCCTGCTCTTACATTAAAAGAGATGGCAGAGATTGTTTTTGCCAAAGCCCCTGAAAATGCAATTTGGTTAGGTTGGTCTTTAGGTGGATTAGTGGCGAGCCGTGTGGTTTTAGATAATCCCAATCATGTACAAGCCTTGGTTACGGTGGCATCTTCGCCTTGTTTTGGCGCTCATGATGATTGGCCAGGTATCAAACCTGAGGTGCTAAAAGGGTTTGAGCAGCAATTAAATGAAAATTTTCATCGCACCGTTGAACGCTTTTTAGCACTACAAACATTAGGCACCCAGAGTGCGCGTGAGGATATGAAAGCGTTAAAATCCGTGGTATTAGAACAACCATTGCCTTCTGTTGAAGTGCTTAATGGCGGATTAGAAATTTTGAGAACTGAAGATTTACGAGAAGAGTTGAAAGCTTTGCGTTGTCCTTTTATTCGTTTTTATGGTTATTTAGATGGGTTAGTGCCTCGAAAAGTGGCTGGATTATTAGATGCTATTTATCCTCAATCACCTTCTGTTATTTTCCGTAATGCTGCACATGCTCCGTTTATTTCGCACCCTGATGAATTTACGCAAGCGTTAATTAATGCTTGTTCTCTTAAGTAA